In Caproiciproducens sp. NJN-50, the following are encoded in one genomic region:
- a CDS encoding DegV family protein: MAKFCVSTDSGCDLPGEYCEKRNIYFYRMKYTVGGVEYADRMHLGDCRAFYDKMRGGAVPRTSQMTPVEFENFWSELYQKYGLPILHIALGSGISGTYDNAMIAKTLFLGKYPDAKLFVIDSTLASIGYGMLCIWAADLRDGGKSPEECEKALNEGKVYINTYYTTDDLKYLYRSGRVSRTGEMIATALNINPILNLDREGHLIVREKIRGRNHALGRIGDILGQLVTSPERQTVYICHSDCKKEEVQFFSQEMISRFGFRNSFVSYIGPTIGSHCGPGLLAAFFVGQARD, from the coding sequence GTGGCGAAATTTTGTGTTTCAACAGATTCGGGCTGTGATTTACCCGGAGAATATTGCGAAAAGCGGAACATTTATTTCTATCGAATGAAATACACGGTTGGCGGGGTCGAATATGCGGACCGGATGCACCTCGGAGACTGCCGGGCGTTTTACGATAAAATGCGCGGGGGAGCGGTGCCGCGCACCAGTCAGATGACGCCCGTTGAATTCGAAAATTTCTGGTCGGAGCTTTATCAGAAATATGGGCTGCCGATTCTTCATATTGCGCTGGGAAGCGGAATTTCCGGGACCTACGACAATGCGATGATCGCCAAAACGTTGTTTTTGGGAAAATATCCCGATGCGAAATTATTTGTCATCGATTCAACGCTGGCCTCCATTGGTTACGGAATGCTCTGTATCTGGGCTGCGGACTTGCGTGACGGGGGGAAATCTCCTGAGGAGTGTGAAAAAGCTCTCAATGAGGGAAAGGTGTATATCAATACATATTACACGACCGATGATCTGAAATATTTATATCGCAGCGGGCGGGTAAGCAGGACCGGCGAAATGATCGCTACCGCCCTAAATATCAACCCCATTCTGAATCTTGACAGGGAAGGGCATTTGATCGTCCGTGAAAAAATACGAGGACGGAATCACGCGCTCGGACGTATCGGCGATATTTTAGGGCAGTTGGTTACAAGCCCCGAGAGACAAACGGTGTATATTTGTCATTCGGACTGCAAGAAAGAGGAAGTGCAGTTTTTTTCCCAGGAGATGATCAGCCGCTTTGGCTTTCGGAACTCCTTTGTCAGTTATATCGGCCCCACCATTGGTTCCCACTGCGGCCCTGGACTTTTGGCTGCTTTTTTTGTAGGCCAGGCGCGGGACTGA
- a CDS encoding branched-chain amino acid aminotransferase, with the protein MEKKDLDWANLDFSYRKTDKRFVSNYRDGVWDEGKLTDDDMVTISECAGVLQYSQSCFEGLKAYTTEDGHIVAFRPDMNAKRMEGSAKRLEMPVFPQERFVDAVVQTVRANAGFVPPFGSGATLYVRPYMFASGRVIGVAPADQYQFRVFTTPVGPYFKGGVHPLTLCVSDFDRAAPHGTGDIKAGLNYAMSLHAIVTAHKNGFNENMYLDAATRTKVEETGGANFIFVTKDNKVVTPKSDSILPSITRKSLLQIAKDYLGLEVEEREVYFEEVKDFAECGLCGTAAVISPVGKIVDHGKEICFPSGMLNMGPITQKLHDTLTGIQMGRIKAPAGWIKVIE; encoded by the coding sequence ATGGAAAAAAAGGATCTCGATTGGGCGAATCTTGACTTCAGCTATAGAAAGACAGACAAAAGATTCGTTTCAAATTATCGTGACGGAGTGTGGGATGAAGGAAAACTGACTGACGATGACATGGTTACAATCAGTGAATGTGCCGGTGTCCTTCAGTATTCCCAGTCTTGTTTTGAGGGCCTGAAAGCGTATACAACGGAGGATGGCCATATCGTGGCTTTCCGTCCGGATATGAACGCAAAACGGATGGAAGGCAGCGCGAAGAGATTGGAGATGCCGGTGTTTCCGCAGGAAAGATTCGTTGATGCGGTCGTCCAGACGGTGAGAGCGAACGCCGGTTTTGTTCCGCCGTTTGGCTCGGGCGCGACTCTTTACGTCCGTCCATACATGTTTGCAAGCGGCAGGGTGATCGGCGTTGCTCCGGCTGATCAATATCAATTCCGTGTTTTTACGACTCCGGTCGGACCGTACTTTAAAGGCGGCGTGCATCCCCTCACACTCTGCGTCAGTGATTTTGACCGGGCTGCGCCGCACGGGACGGGGGACATAAAGGCGGGACTCAACTATGCGATGAGCCTTCATGCGATTGTTACGGCCCACAAAAACGGATTCAATGAGAACATGTATCTCGATGCGGCCACCCGCACCAAAGTCGAAGAAACCGGCGGCGCGAATTTTATCTTTGTTACAAAGGACAACAAGGTCGTAACTCCAAAGTCAGACAGCATTCTTCCGTCAATCACTCGCAAATCGCTTCTGCAAATCGCCAAAGACTATCTCGGCCTCGAAGTGGAAGAAAGAGAAGTGTATTTTGAGGAGGTCAAGGATTTTGCCGAGTGCGGCCTCTGCGGTACGGCGGCCGTTATTTCCCCGGTCGGAAAGATTGTAGACCATGGAAAGGAAATCTGTTTCCCGAGCGGAATGCTGAATATGGGACCAATTACTCAAAAACTGCACGACACACTCACCGGGATTCAAATGGGCCGAATCAAGGCTCCGGCGGGCTGGATCAAGGTAATCGAATAG
- a CDS encoding ABC transporter permease: MNRHFFSDMGVMLGRSMRHIFRSMDTIITTTLMPIAFMLLFVYVFGGAIQTGTDNYVNYLLPGILLIAIATGISYTAYRLFLDMQQGILERFNSMPIARSSILWGHVLTSLVSNAISVVVILLVALIMGFRSSAGILSWLAIAGILALFTLALTWVAAIAGLTAKSVDGASAFSYPLIFLPFISSAFVPTASMPGPVRAFAENQPVTSIVDAIRSLLERQPVGNDIWIALAWCLGILIAAYLFAMLAYKRKAA; encoded by the coding sequence ATGAATAGGCACTTTTTCAGCGACATGGGCGTCATGCTGGGGCGTTCCATGCGCCATATTTTCCGCAGTATGGACACTATTATCACCACTACCCTCATGCCGATCGCGTTTATGCTGCTGTTCGTCTATGTGTTCGGCGGCGCCATTCAAACCGGCACGGATAACTATGTGAACTACCTGCTGCCCGGTATTCTGCTGATCGCGATTGCAACCGGGATCTCCTATACGGCTTACCGTCTGTTTTTGGATATGCAGCAGGGCATATTGGAGCGGTTCAACTCCATGCCGATCGCGCGTTCCTCCATTCTGTGGGGGCATGTGCTGACCTCGCTGGTATCCAACGCCATTTCGGTTGTCGTCATCCTTCTCGTGGCGCTCATTATGGGCTTTCGCTCATCGGCGGGAATACTGTCCTGGCTTGCGATTGCCGGCATCCTCGCGCTGTTTACGCTGGCCCTGACATGGGTCGCGGCGATTGCCGGACTAACTGCAAAGTCGGTGGACGGCGCAAGCGCCTTTTCCTACCCGCTTATCTTTCTGCCATTTATCAGTTCGGCGTTTGTGCCAACAGCGTCCATGCCCGGACCTGTCCGCGCCTTTGCCGAAAACCAGCCGGTGACTTCCATCGTCGATGCGATTCGTTCTCTGCTCGAACGGCAGCCTGTCGGTAATGACATTTGGATTGCGCTCGCATGGTGCCTCGGCATTCTTATTGCTGCGTATCTATTCGCAATGCTTGCCTATAAACGTAAAGCAGCCTAA